Proteins encoded in a region of the Apilactobacillus apisilvae genome:
- a CDS encoding thiolase family protein, with protein sequence MEKVVIVASKRTPIGKINGSLKNLSSVDLGTIVTKEVIKQAKIRPENIDQVIFGNVLQAGAGQNISRQIEINSGIPYSSTANTVNQVCGSGLKAVRNAQAAIAMGDAKIVVAGGVESMSNAPFLNTNMRKGHKFGNVSLIDSIYNDALMDAFSKQPMGVTAENVAKKYEISREEQDKWAYKSHMRAIKANENGYLANEVVPVEVKNRKSSFIFNKDENIREDTNIEALGKLKPAFKENGTVTAGNAASLNDGASALILMSESEAKRLNIKPLAVIDDYAEAGCDPDYMGYAPYDATKKLFSKLSIKMEDIDLVELNEAFAAQVLAVAKNYHINEDKLNISGGAIAMGHPLGDSGARIIGTLIYNLKRKKLKNGLATICIGGGMGMAMKITLL encoded by the coding sequence TTGGAAAAAGTAGTTATTGTTGCATCAAAAAGAACTCCAATTGGTAAAATTAATGGTTCATTAAAGAACTTATCATCAGTTGATCTAGGAACTATCGTTACAAAAGAAGTTATCAAGCAGGCAAAAATAAGACCTGAAAATATTGATCAAGTTATATTTGGAAACGTATTACAAGCTGGTGCTGGTCAAAACATATCTAGACAAATTGAAATTAATTCTGGAATCCCCTATTCAAGTACAGCAAATACAGTAAATCAAGTTTGTGGATCTGGTTTAAAAGCCGTAAGAAATGCACAAGCAGCAATTGCAATGGGTGATGCCAAAATAGTTGTTGCTGGTGGAGTAGAAAGTATGTCTAACGCACCATTTTTAAATACCAATATGCGAAAGGGGCATAAATTTGGCAATGTATCGTTAATCGATTCTATTTACAATGACGCATTAATGGATGCATTTAGCAAACAGCCAATGGGCGTTACTGCAGAAAACGTTGCTAAAAAATATGAAATTAGTCGTGAAGAGCAAGACAAATGGGCATATAAATCACACATGCGAGCTATAAAAGCAAATGAAAATGGTTACTTAGCAAACGAAGTTGTTCCAGTTGAAGTTAAGAATAGAAAAAGTTCATTCATATTTAATAAAGATGAAAACATAAGAGAAGATACTAATATAGAAGCTTTAGGAAAATTAAAGCCTGCTTTCAAAGAAAATGGTACTGTCACAGCAGGGAATGCAGCCAGTTTAAATGATGGTGCATCTGCATTAATATTGATGAGTGAATCTGAAGCTAAAAGATTAAATATAAAGCCATTGGCTGTGATTGATGATTATGCAGAAGCCGGTTGTGATCCAGACTATATGGGATATGCTCCATATGATGCAACTAAAAAATTGTTCAGTAAACTAAGTATTAAAATGGAAGATATTGATTTAGTTGAGTTAAATGAAGCATTTGCTGCACAAGTACTAGCAGTAGCAAAAAATTATCATATAAACGAAGATAAATTGAATATATCTGGTGGTGCTATTGCTATGGGGCATCCCTTAGGTGATTCAGGTGCTAGAATTATTGGAACCCTTATCTATAACTTAAAACGCAAAAAGTTAAAAAACGGTTTAGCTACCATTTGTATCGGCGGTGGTATGGGGATGGCAATGAAAATAACTTTATTATAA
- a CDS encoding GNAT family N-acetyltransferase yields the protein MPATYLRKSEEKDLPEILDIIHSAISYLGEQGIDQWQHGYPADEDLKKDIEDGINYVLVTDGNIAGTATIHQGIDPNYLKIEDGEWVNGSEAHYAAIHRVAISNKFRGQHLSQKLVSGLITVSTVLGFKDIRIDTHPENKAMQHVITSNGFEKRGTIHMRENGHPWTARYAYQLLTK from the coding sequence ATGCCTGCAACATACTTAAGAAAGTCAGAAGAAAAGGATTTACCAGAAATTTTAGATATTATCCATTCCGCTATTTCATATTTAGGTGAACAAGGAATTGATCAATGGCAACATGGTTATCCTGCTGATGAAGACTTAAAAAAAGACATTGAAGATGGAATCAACTATGTATTAGTAACTGATGGCAATATTGCTGGAACCGCAACTATTCATCAAGGAATTGATCCTAACTATTTAAAAATTGAAGATGGCGAATGGGTAAATGGTTCAGAAGCCCATTATGCAGCTATTCATCGTGTTGCTATTTCAAACAAATTCCGTGGTCAACATCTTTCACAGAAATTAGTAAGTGGTTTAATCACAGTTTCAACTGTTCTAGGATTTAAAGATATTAGAATTGATACTCATCCGGAAAACAAGGCTATGCAACACGTTATCACCTCAAATGGTTTTGAAAAACGTGGAACTATTCATATGCGTGAAAATGGTCATCCTTGGACTGCTAGATACGCTTACCAATTATTAACTAAATAA
- a CDS encoding L,D-transpeptidase, with translation MFLTACGNNDKKASSVSSSNSTSSQNINHQIKNAPKIDWRKSSENKPYPDMNIKNNNWLLVSIKKQRVYVMSSKNKVLYTMYCSTGSDNGDNMTPRGTYSIQAERGSHFYNAASGEGANYWTSWKDHGIYLFHSVPVNKAGKYLMKDAHQLGKKANSHGCIRLSVPDAKWINQHVPFGTKVEIK, from the coding sequence ATGTTTTTAACTGCATGTGGTAACAATGATAAAAAAGCAAGTTCTGTATCAAGTAGCAATTCTACTAGCTCTCAAAATATTAATCATCAAATTAAAAACGCTCCAAAAATTGATTGGAGAAAATCATCAGAGAATAAGCCATATCCTGATATGAATATTAAAAATAACAATTGGCTTTTAGTATCAATCAAAAAACAACGAGTTTACGTAATGAGCTCTAAAAATAAGGTATTGTACACTATGTATTGCTCAACTGGTAGTGATAATGGTGATAACATGACTCCTCGTGGAACTTACAGTATTCAAGCTGAACGTGGTAGTCATTTTTACAATGCCGCTTCTGGTGAAGGAGCTAACTATTGGACTTCGTGGAAAGATCATGGAATCTACTTGTTCCATAGTGTTCCGGTTAATAAAGCTGGCAAGTATTTAATGAAAGATGCACATCAATTAGGCAAGAAAGCTAACTCACATGGTTGTATTCGTTTATCGGTTCCCGATGCAAAATGGATAAATCAACATGTTCCTTTTGGAACTAAAGTTGAGATCAAATAA